The proteins below come from a single Dryobates pubescens isolate bDryPub1 chromosome 16, bDryPub1.pri, whole genome shotgun sequence genomic window:
- the LOC128897960 gene encoding protocadherin gamma-B5-like yields the protein MLPLNIRRLWRPPGGCSGVTVPLGAAVARRGAALEQQPEPPQSARSLRASQSGRGPGSRSERRRGAALRRPLRSGPRTAGRERGQRQERELRRARHTMAGRQSPGRRRAAGRVLLLLPAVLLCLRCQAAPDRIRYTIAEELGRGSLVGPLARDLGLSPAELPARKLRVTSAAKKQLQYFTVSGESGELYVSERLDREEMCGKAPTCSVSFEALVHNPLNVFHVEVAIQDVNDNAPRFLQDNFQLEINEFTTPGARFYLGMAEDADVGSNSLQGYELETNKYFEVEVKENEDGSKFAELVLRRALDRETEQSLRLVLTALDGGDPPRSGTAQLFINVTDANDNPPVFAQDRYRVSLREDAPRGSILLNVSATDADAGTNAHITYGFGKMPAKVLEKFAVGAESGTITLQEALDFEDTRSFNLAIEAKDGGGLVAHCKVEVEVLDVNDNAPEITMLSVSSPVPEDAPIGTVLALVNVNDPDSGENGQVRCELSGEAPLSLLASSGSLYKVVTASALDREEASEHRVTLVARDRGSPVLSSQATLVLEVSDVNDNAPVFEEEVYSAYVAENNAAGAPVLRVHARDADAGANGRVSYWLEGGSADSVAPPVSVEAQSGAVYAQRSLDYEQCREFTVTVRAQDGGVPARSSTATVRIFVLDRNDNAPRVLWPAAASAAGEAPPFEVVPRTAEVGYLVAKVVAVDADAGRNAWLSYELLQAPEPALFRLGLHSGEVRTARAVSERDAAKQRLVALVKDHGQPALSATATLHVVLAESLQEALPELSERPAGADSPAELQFYLVLALALLSALFLLSLGLALLARLRRAGPPAVLRCLGAQRLSLAGAAFPADFCEGTLPYSYNLCVAPGRALTEAAWLPPPLPVEGLVCGESCGKPNSNNSADAGDPSADLDAPQYSPRVWMRSADLCGGRSEVTKTVYEITINRPLKEISQTSAGSVVWLQFRQQAAGAAVDRAGAGGSRSTAGSPARCGPARWLAGSESERSASVPAVRSRAAAGGSGELEPEVHLEPLRR from the exons ATGCTGCCCCTAAATATCCGCAGGTTGTGGCGGCCACCAGGCGGCTGCAGTGGCGTCACAGTGCCTCTGGGTGCCGCTGTTGCCCGACGCGGAGcggctctggagcagcagccGGAGCCGCCGCAGTCTGCTCGTTCCCTCCGCGCCAGCCAGAGCGGCAGAGGCCCGGGGAGCAGAAGCGAGAGGCGGCGCGGCGCTGCACTCCGCCGGCCTCTGCGCTCGGGACCGAGAACggctggaagggagagagggcaaCGGCAAGAGAGAGAATTGCGGCGAGCGCGGCACACAATGGCGGGGAGACAGAGCCCGGGTCGGCGGCGAGCAGCCGGGCgagtgttgctgctgctgccggctGTGCTGCTATGCTTGCGCTGCCAGGCGGCGCCGGACAGGATCCGCTACACCATTGccgaggagctgggcagaggttcGCTGGTGGGACCGCTGgcaagagacctggggctgagcCCGGCAGAGCTGCCGGCACGCAAGCTGCGAGTAACGTCTGCCGCTAAAAAGCAGCTGCAATACTTCACCGTGAGTGGGGAGAGCGGAGAGCTGTACGTGAGCGAGAGGCTGGACCGGGAGGAGATGTGTGGAAAGGCACCGACCTGCTCTGTCAGCTTCGAGGCGCTGGTGCACAACCCGCTCAATGTTTTCCATGTGGAGGTGGCCATCCAGGACGTCAACGACAATGCACCGCGCTTCCTCCAAGACAATTTCCAGCTGGAAATCAACGAATTTACTACTCCCGGCGCCCGCTTTTATCTGGGCATGGCAGAAGACGCAGACGTGGGcagcaactccctgcagggctaCGAGCTGGAGACCAACAAGTACTTTGAGGTAGAGGTGAAGGAGAACGAGGACGGCAGCAAGTTCGCGGAGCTGGTGCTGCGCCGAGCGCTGGACCGGGAGACCGAGCAGAGCCTGCGGCTGGTGCTGACGGCTCTGGACGGCGGCGACCCGCCCCGGAGCGGCACCGCCCAGCTCTTTATTAACGTCACCGACGCCAACGACAATCCCCCGGTGTTCGCGCAGGACCGGTACCGAGTGAGCCTGCGCGAGGATGCGCCTCGGGGCTCAATACTGCTGAACGTCTCGGCCACCGACGCTGACGCCGGCACCAACGCCCACATCACCTACGGTTTCGGGAAAATGCCAGCCAAGGTGCTGGAGAAGTTTGCCGTGGGCGCGGAGAGTGGGACTATAACGCTGCAGGAAGCGCTGGACTTTGAGGACACACGTTCATTTAACTTGGCTATTGAGGCGAAGGACGGGGGTGGTCTAGTGGCACATTGCAAGGTGGAAGTGGAGGTGCTGGACGTAAACGACAATGCCCCTGAAATCACCATGCTGTCGGTGTCAAGCCCAGTACCTGAAGATGCTCCGATCGGCACTGTGTTGGCTCTGGTGAATGTGAATGACCCGGACTCCGGGGAGAACGGCCAGGTGCGGTGTGAGCTGTCGGGAGAAGCTCCTCTGTCACTCCTGGCATCGTCAGGCAGCTTGTACAAGGTGGTGACGGCGAGCGCGCTGGACCGGGAGGAGGCATCTGAACACCGAGTGACGCTGGTGGCCAGAGACCGGGGCAGCCCGGTGCTGTCGAGCCAAGCGACGCTGGTACTGGAGGTGTCGGACGTGAACGACAACGCGCCGGTGTTCGAGGAGGAGGTGTACAGCGCCTACGTGGCCGAGAACAACGCGGCGGGAGCGCCGGTGCTGCGCGTGCACGCACGGGACGCGGACGCGGGCGCCAACGGGCGCGTCAGCTACTGGCTGGAGGGCGGCAGCGCGGACTCGGTAGCGCCGCCGGTGTCGGTGGAGGCGCAGAGCGGCGCGGTGTACGCGCAGCGCTCCTTGGACTACGAGCAGTGCCGCGAGTTCACGGTGACGGTGCGGGCGCAGGACGGCGGGGTGCCGGCGCGCAGCTCGACGGCCACGGTGCGCATCTTCGTGCTGGACCGCAACGACAACGCGCCGCGGGTGCTGTGGCCGGCGGCAGCGTCGGCAGCAGGCGAGGCGCCGCCCTTCGAGGTGGTGCCGCGCACGGCCGAGGTGGGCTAcctggtggccaaggtggtgGCGGTGGACGCGGACGCGGGGCGCAACGCCTGGCTGTCGTACGAGCTGCTGCAGGCGCCGGAGCCGGCGCTCTTCCGCCTGGGGCTGCACAGCGGCGAGGTGCGCACGGCGCGGGCCGTGTCGGAGCGCGACGCGGCCAAGCAGCGCCTGGTGGCGCTGGTGAAGGACCACGGGCAGCCGGCGCTGTCGGCCACGGCCACGCTGCACGTGGTGCTGGCCGAGAGCTTGCAGGAGGCGCTGCCGGAGCTGAGCGAGCGGCCGGCGGGCGCCGACTCGCCGGCCGAGCTGCAGTTCTACCTGGTGCTGGCGCTGGCTCTGCTCTCGGCGCtcttcctgctcagcctggggctggccctgctggcgcGGCTGCGGAGGGCCGGGCCGCCCGCCGTCCTGCGCTGCCTGGGCGCGCAGCGCTTGTCTCTGGCGGGCGCCGCCTTCCCGGCCGACTTCTGCGAGGGCACCTTGCCCTACTCCTACAACCTGTGCGTGGCTCCAGGACGCGCCCTGACCGAGGCCGCTtggctgccgccgccgctgcccgtAGAGGGGCTCGTGTGCGGGGAGTCCTGCGGGAAGCCGAACTCAAATAACTCCGCCGACGCGGGTGACCCTTCCGCGGACCTTGATGCGCCGCAG TATTCCCCGAGGGTGTGGATGCGGAGTGCTGATCTCTGTGGTGGCAGGAGTGAG GTTACGAAAACCGTATATGAGATCACGATTAATAGACCGTTAAAGGAGATAAGCCAAACATCTGCGGGCAGTGTCGTGTGGCTGCAGTTCCGGCAGCAGGCTGCGGGCGCCGCTGTTGACCGCGCAGGAGCCGGAGGAAGCCgtagcactgcaggcagccccgCCCGCTGCGGCCCGGCTCGCTGGCTGGCTGGCTCGGAGTCGGAGCGATCTGCGAGCGTCCCCGCGGTGCGGAGCCGAGCTGCAGCGGGCGGCAGCGGGGAGCTGGAGCCAGAGGTTCATCTCGAACCGTTGCGGCGGTGA